The genomic interval AATTATAGCATTAGGTTACTGGGCATCTGAAAGTGGTAAACTGAATGGTTCAGCAACAAAAGCAGCGCAGGATAGTACAGGTATTAGTCGTAGTGCAAGTGCTTCAGGTTCTGCTTCGGCAGCAACCAGTGATGAAAAACGTTCTTTTAACTATACTCCTGAAAAACCTGTAAATGGCGAGTACAAAGGTGTGGTTGAGGTTGGTGCTTCTGGTTTTAACTCTTTTGTAGTTAATATTGATAAAGAAAAACGCTGGGAAATTATTTCCAAGGACTTTGGAAAATCTTTTGTCTATGAAGGTATGGCTACGACTGCTGATATCCGTACAGGATTAAAAGATTATATAGGTGCTATGTTTGATAAGGGAGTAAAATCTAAAAACATACATTTTGTAATTAGCTCTGGTGCACAAAAAGAACCTAAAACTGCTGCCATTACTTCTGAGCTGAAGAAAATGGGTTATGTAGTGAACCTGGTTACTGCTGAGCAGGAAGGTAAACTGGCCTTAAAATGTGTATTGCCTGCTTCTTATTATGATAACTCTTTTGTGGTTGATATTGGTTCGGGTAATACTAAGATATCATGGATGGATGGTATAGTTAAATCTGCTGAGGCGCCGGGAGCGAAGTATTATGAGAAAGATTTAAAAGATGCTGCTGTTTATGATCAGGTTAAAGCCATTGCAGATAAAATTCCTTCAACTAAACGCGAAGTTTGCTTTATCATTGGTGGTGTTCCGTTTGAACTGGCTAAACAGACCCGTAACGGTGAGGAAAGATTTACAGTATTAAATAATCCTGAAAAGTATAATACTGATAAGGTAAAAATCAAAAGTGGTGTAAATATTTACAAAGCGATCAAGGATGCGACGCATTGTGATACTTTCGTTTTTGACTGGGATGCTAACTTTACCATAGGATTCTTATTGTCAGTGAAATAAACGCTTTACATTTCAAAAAGAAAGCAGCCTTGTCAATGACGAGGCTGCTTTCTTTGTTTAAAAAGGATGATTATGTTTACTTCACGAACTCCATTAATGGTTCGAGAATTGTCGTTTCGTAGGCTAATTGTTCTCTATGTCCTTTCTTCGTATTTGAAAAGGGCTCGCTGATCGGGTAGCTTTTTATAAAACGCGTACTTTTCGCACCAATAGTATACGTTAGTTCACCATAACTCGTCTCATTTACCAGCCTGATTTCTTCAAAGTCCATCAGCGTTTTTGTATAAATACCAGGTATCTTTTTATATACTTTGCGGGTACCCTGATCAAAAATGATGGTTACATTTACTAAAAAAAGAAATTCATAGACTACATAACAGCAAAGTCCTGCTGCAATAATATAGAGTACTACTTTGATATCATGTGCGATAGTCAGCAATGGAACGACACCGTAGCATAAAAAAATTACGACTAAAAAGGTTTTTATTTTGGTATAATAACTCAGATTAGGCTGAATACTGAACCGGCCATCTGAGATTTGTAAGTTATGAAGCGCCATAATTCTTAGTCTTATACGTGGTTTTCAATTTTCATAATGTACATGGCTTCATTAATCATATTATTGAGTGGTGCTGTAGAAAATACAGACTGGTTTAGCATTAAAAGTTTCTCTTTACCGCTGATGTTTAAGATCATGCTGGCAGTAGCATTCATTGTAATCCCGAATATGGAAACTGTTCTGGCAACGAGGAAGGTTTCGAAATTATCCAGACTATAGGCTACCTCGGCAGAGAACAGGTTCTTTTTTAAAAGAATCTGTCGGGATTCCATATCAATGGTAGTTTTAGCGGTAAGGCGGAGTAAGGCCATTGCACCGAGTAATGCAATGCCATAACCGATCCACCTGTTGGCTTTATCAGTTGCGCCTATGGTAAAAGCAGTGGCAAGGCCTGCTATAATACATAAGCCACCAATAAAGGCAATAAATACGAATTGTGCTTTCAAATGATATTTGTCACCTTCCTGTTCAAAGTACTTGTAGTTTTCCATGTTGTTTCTGTTTCAAGATTAATTGGGTTGTTTAAACAATAGTATATTTATTGTGGTTCATTTATGCTGTTGTTAAAATATATTTATTTTATCAGACAAACAAAATTTGGCGACAAAATTAATGCCATGTGTGTTGGTATTTACCGTTAAATGCTGGGATTTGTAGTAACCAATTGACTTTTTGTTGAATACAGGTGAGCTGGCATTCTGAAAAAGAATTTCCGGCTATTATTTGTAGAGGAAATTGTATTGATTTTGAACCAGGAAAGATTATGAAAGGATAGTAATCATTTAAACCGATTTTTAATCCCGCTATTATGGCAAATTCGCCATAATTAAAATATGGCTGTTTGGAAGAATCACCATGGTTAATAGCTGATCAGACCCGGGTTGCTCCGATGCACCCGGGGTTTTATTGCTTATAAATCCGGAATTTAAATAGTCAGGGCATAAAAAAAGCCCCTGTACGGAGCCTTCTAAAAGTTCTTTAATCCTATCCTAGAAAGAAAAATCATCATTCTGGCCTTTTGCAGCACCTTCATGGTTTTCTGAATATTCATAGCGTTTTTCAACAACTTCCTGGTGATTCTTGATATAATCAACCGTCTCATTTAATCCTTCAGCGAATTTCTCAAAATCTTCTTTGTATAAAAAGATCTTATGTTTTACAAATACACCGTCTTCCAGTCTTTTCTTGCTTTCAGTAAGGGTTAAATAATAATCTCCTGAACGTGTTGCTTTAACGTCGAAAAAATAAGTTCTTTTACCGGCCCTTACTTTTTTAGAAAAAACCTCTTCTCTCTCTTTGTTGTCAAATTCTCCCATGTTTGGTATCGCTGTTGGTTTTTGGTTCGGGTAAATATAAAGTATTAATTAGATAAGATCAAAATAGAAATTAAAGAGATTTATTTTCTTCTTCCAATAACTGGTTCTGATACATCTCTTCGTAGATGCCATGAAGGTTAATGAGTTCATCATGAGTACCTTGTTCTGCAATACGCCCTTCTTCGAGTACCAGAATCCTGTCTGCTTTTTTAATAGTAGAAATCCTGTGCGCAATTAATATGCTGGTCTTTCCTTTCATGACATTACCCAGATTATTTAAGATTTCTTCCTCAGTTTTCGTATCTACTGCGGAAAGACAATCGTCAAAAATCAATATTTTAGGCTCTTTTATCAATGCCCTGGCAATGGATACCCGTTGTTTTTGTCCGCCGGAAAGCGTGATTCCACGCTCCCCGAGCATGGTGTCAAACTTCAGCTCAAAGTCCATTATATTATGATATACGGCGGCATTACGTGCTGCATTTTCGATTTCCAGATCAGTTACCTGATCCAGTCCAAAGGCAATATTATTCTTGATGTTATCAGAAAAGAGAAAAACTTCTTGCGGAACGAAACCGACCTGATCTCTGAAGGAATTGAGGTTGATTTTCTTCAGTGGAGTACCATCAACCGAGATCTGACCTGAATCGGTATCGTACATCCTCATCATCAGATTGGCCAGCGTGGACTTTCCTGATCCGGTACGCCCGATGATCGCTACAAACTGTCCTGCCTTAATATCAAAACTTACATCTTGTAATGCTTTGATACCTGTATCCTGATAAGTAAAGTTAACGTGGTCGAATTTGATATTTCCGCTAACTTCTCTGGCAGGTGCGTCTCCGCTTTGGATATCTGATTGTAATTCAAGGAATTCATTGATCCTTTTCTGAGAAGCTGAAGCGCGCTGAATTAATGTGGTTACCCAGCCCAGCATCGTTACCGGGAAAGTAAGCTGGTTGACATATACAATGAATTCTGCAATGTTCCCTGCTGTAATAGAGCCGTCGAGTACTTGCTCTCCGCCTATATATATGGTAAGAATAGTACTCAGGCCAACTAAAAGAAGCATGGTCGGGTAAAAGAGTGCTTGTACCCGTACCAGTCCCATAGCACTGTTTTTATAGTCGCTGCTTTCATTGGCGAAAATTTCCCTGGTATAATCTTCTCTGACATAGGATTTGATCACCCGGATACCTGAAAATCTTTCCTGTACGAAACTTGATAAACGGGAAAGCTGTTCCTGGATCTGCTCGCTTTTGTTATTGATTTGTGTGTTGACAAAATAGATAATAACAACCAGTACCGGCAGCGGCAGTAAAGAAAAAGTAGCGAGCTTAGCGTTCACGGCATACATGGAAGTAATAATCAGCAGAAATAAAACAAGGGTATTGATGGTATACATAATTGCAGGGCCAACATACATTCTTACCCGGTTTACATCTTCTGTAGCCCTGTTCATTAAATCGCCGGTATTATTGCGGCGATAAAAGCCCAGACTCAGTTTTTGATAGTGTGCGTAAATCTCGTTCTTCATATCAAATTCAATATGTCTGGACATCAGAATGAGGGTCTGGCGCATAAAGAATAGAAATAAGCCCCTGATCAGATAGAGGATCAACACGAGCAAGCCAAAATACAGCAAACTGTAACTGAAGATATCATAAATGATCTGCTGTCTTTCGAAGCCGCTGAAAAGGCCGTAAATCTGGATGTTCTCGGTAATAAGGTTAAAGGCATGGCCAATAACCTGAGCTGGAATTACACCGAAAATATTAGAGATAATAACGAAAAACACCCCGGGTACAATCCACCATTTATATTTATAGAAATATTTATTTAAAAAACGAAGGTGCTTCATGTGGCGTAAAGTTAGCCAATTGCACATGATTTTTGAAAACTGTTTGGTTAAAACAATGTAAATAATGTTTTTTATCCTTAGTTTTGCGGGCTGTCTGATAAACGAAATCTTATGTCTGGTAATAGTTCTGCGGTAACCTCAATTTTAGATCAACTAAGTGCTTTAGGACACAAAAAAGTTGTTTTTTGTAATGATCCCGATACCGGTTTAAAAGCCATTATTGCTATTCATGATACAACACTGGGGCCTGCTTTAGGTGGTACAAGGATGTTAAGCTATGCTACCGAAACTGAAGCACTGGAAGATGTGCTGCGGTTATCAAGAAGTATGACTTATAAAGCTGCAATTACAGGTTTAAACCTGGGTGGTGGTAAAGCGGTCATCATTGGCGATTCCCGCAAAGGAAAATCTGAAGCGATGATGCGTAGTTTCGGCCGTTTTATCCAAAATCTGAATGGTGAGTTTATTACTGCTGAGGATGTGGGTACAACGACTAAAGACATGGAGTATATCAGCATGGAAACCAAATATGTGACGGGAGTTCCTGAGTCTATTGGCGGAATGGGTGATCCTTCACCT from Pedobacter sp. WC2423 carries:
- a CDS encoding ABC transporter ATP-binding protein gives rise to the protein MKHLRFLNKYFYKYKWWIVPGVFFVIISNIFGVIPAQVIGHAFNLITENIQIYGLFSGFERQQIIYDIFSYSLLYFGLLVLILYLIRGLFLFFMRQTLILMSRHIEFDMKNEIYAHYQKLSLGFYRRNNTGDLMNRATEDVNRVRMYVGPAIMYTINTLVLFLLIITSMYAVNAKLATFSLLPLPVLVVIIYFVNTQINNKSEQIQEQLSRLSSFVQERFSGIRVIKSYVREDYTREIFANESSDYKNSAMGLVRVQALFYPTMLLLVGLSTILTIYIGGEQVLDGSITAGNIAEFIVYVNQLTFPVTMLGWVTTLIQRASASQKRINEFLELQSDIQSGDAPAREVSGNIKFDHVNFTYQDTGIKALQDVSFDIKAGQFVAIIGRTGSGKSTLANLMMRMYDTDSGQISVDGTPLKKINLNSFRDQVGFVPQEVFLFSDNIKNNIAFGLDQVTDLEIENAARNAAVYHNIMDFELKFDTMLGERGITLSGGQKQRVSIARALIKEPKILIFDDCLSAVDTKTEEEILNNLGNVMKGKTSILIAHRISTIKKADRILVLEEGRIAEQGTHDELINLHGIYEEMYQNQLLEEENKSL
- a CDS encoding DUF3276 family protein codes for the protein MGEFDNKEREEVFSKKVRAGKRTYFFDVKATRSGDYYLTLTESKKRLEDGVFVKHKIFLYKEDFEKFAEGLNETVDYIKNHQEVVEKRYEYSENHEGAAKGQNDDFSF